The DNA region TTACCGTGACCATCTATTATGAACACTGCTAGTTATTTAAGTGAACCTAGTTTAGACAATTGACGAAAAATTCAAAAATACTTAAAATAGGTGTTCTCCGGTAAGCTTCACTCCTGATCCGGGTTTTGAAACGATAATCTCTTCAGTGATTCCAAGCTTCTGCACCCTGCCCTTTATCTCCTCAAGGTCTTTTTCAAGGCACATTATCTTTACCTGAGGCCCCGCGTCCATCGTAAAATAAGACTCAAGCCCATCATCTCTCCAGTCCATCACAGCGTGCATTAATTTGACGGTTTCGGGCTTCCAGTAGATTATCGAGGGCTTTGTGGTAATCATAGTTGAGTGCATCTTAAGGCAGTTTTCCTCGGCAGTTCTTCCTACAACGGTAAAATTCCTGTCCTTTATACCCTGCCGGACCTTGTTTAGGTCCTCGCCAACAGTTGAAAGCCACCCCGGGTACATTGGAGAGGTCTTCAGGGTCTGGCTCATTCCCGCGCGGGATTTTACCTTCTTTTCCTTCAGGCTCGTGATGCAGAAAAGCATCCGAAAGTCCTGCCAGTAGTCGGGCGGCACAATTTGCTCCCCGTAAGAGTCAGTACCATCTTCCTTTTCGCCCCTTTTCCACTCAACAAAACCGCCCGAAATCGACCTTGTAGCCGAGCCAGAGCCCCTTCTGGCAAGCATGCTTAGCTCTTTTTCGTTAAGCCCAAGGCCCAAAGCGCCGTTAACTGCCGCCGCAAGGGCTGCAAAACCGGCGGCTGATGAAGCTAACCCGGCGGCAGTCGGGAAGTTGTTGTTGCTTGAAATCTTCACCTTGTCCTTGTTTTTGGTCATTTTCCGGACAAGCCCCAGGAAAAACCCCACATACTCCTTGTATGCGTCAGTTGTAGTGTCCTGAAGCAAGCCATTGAAGATAAACTTGTCCTCCTTGAACGAAGGGTTAAATTCGACGGTAGTGTGGGCAAAAAGCCCGTCTGTGGTCATGCTGATGCTCCCGTTCTTGGGAAGCATAAGGCCTGTATCTCTCTTGCCCCAGTACTTTACCAAGGCCATATTCGCGTTTGCTATTGCTGAAACTTTCATAATTTAAGAGAAAAGTTAAGAAAAAGTTACCTTGTGTGAGCCAATTCAGAATGAGGTCTTAATGGCCCTGAAGCAGTCAAGTCTGGCAAATTAGTACGTTGCTTCTGCGTTCCACCTATTAGGCCAAAATGATACTTCTGCAGGGCAGCCTCCACACTTAAATCTCCATCATCTGGTCCTAGGATAACATCAACGCCATCGGGCCCCAAAATCCTCCTAACTGAGGGCACATCTTGTGGGTTGGCATACATAGGTGTCAGAAGCCGATCTGGGATATATACTGGTCCATTTGGTTGTTCGGGCATTACCTACACTAGGGAAAATTATATATTACTGTTGATTCCCCTAAAGGCAATTGACGTAAAAAACAATAAATAGCAGGCAATCATAGATAATAATGGTGAGCCGGAGTCGGACCGCCCCTGCCCGGCAGGGAGGAAATTCTGCCCATCGACTGAAAGCGTGCCTGAGAAGGCCATGGACTGCCGATACAAGAAAAGCTCTTTAGGCGTTCAACAAATGAGCGAAAAAAGGCGATGGAACGCCCGAAAGATTGGAAATTGCGGCTATCCCGGTATGAGATGCAAGCCCTAAGAACGGCGCCTAGACAAATGTCCGAAGCTTCCCTTGTGACCGCCTGCCCTTGGCAGGCGCGAAGAAGCCACAAAAGGCAGATTATTGCGGACTCACCAATTATATTTCCAGGTACTTTCCGGCAAGGTAAGAGTTAAAGTCCTTGTTTTCCCTCGACAATTCAATTATCTCCTCTTCCTTAAGAACCCTTATCTTCTGTTCGGAAATTTTTCCCGGAATTTCCTCGCGCCGGTTGCTGAGAAAATCCTTTACTGCGGTATCCACGTTCTGGAGCCGCCGCTTCACTGTTGCAAAAAACTGGCCGCGCTCAATGTAGG from Candidatus Aenigmatarchaeota archaeon includes:
- the mvaD gene encoding diphosphomevalonate decarboxylase, whose amino-acid sequence is MALVKYWGKRDTGLMLPKNGSISMTTDGLFAHTTVEFNPSFKEDKFIFNGLLQDTTTDAYKEYVGFFLGLVRKMTKNKDKVKISSNNNFPTAAGLASSAAGFAALAAAVNGALGLGLNEKELSMLARRGSGSATRSISGGFVEWKRGEKEDGTDSYGEQIVPPDYWQDFRMLFCITSLKEKKVKSRAGMSQTLKTSPMYPGWLSTVGEDLNKVRQGIKDRNFTVVGRTAEENCLKMHSTMITTKPSIIYWKPETVKLMHAVMDWRDDGLESYFTMDAGPQVKIMCLEKDLEEIKGRVQKLGITEEIIVSKPGSGVKLTGEHLF